In a genomic window of Roseiflexus castenholzii DSM 13941:
- the xseA gene encoding exodeoxyribonuclease VII large subunit, translating into MQLLTVSQLNMYLRDLLDADDLLRDVWVEGEISSFSRHFSGHCYFTLKEGEAQIGAVMWKSVAARLAALPANGEAVLAHGRVAFYEVRGQVQLYVDTLRPAGIGLLQAQFERLKERLAAEGLFDPSRKRPLPLLPHRIGIVTSPTGAALQDVLNILRRRYPLAEIVFAPCRVQGAGAAETIINALYALYETNVDVIIVARGGGGAEDLWTFNDEQVARAVFASPVPVVSGVGHETDTTLIDFVADVRAPTPSAAAELVSPDIVALTDDIAHMRNRLEAAMTQRLANARETIDRLKLRLSLRSPESRIRRDRQHIDELLRRATSTLERRLILARTRLDGARGRLEALSPLATLARGYAIVQSPTGTLITEAAQVAPDDRIEIIVRRGRFHAHVE; encoded by the coding sequence ATGCAGTTGCTGACCGTTTCTCAACTCAACATGTACCTGCGCGACCTGCTCGATGCCGATGATCTGCTCCGTGACGTGTGGGTCGAAGGGGAAATTTCGAGTTTCAGCCGTCACTTTTCCGGTCATTGCTACTTTACGCTGAAAGAAGGCGAAGCACAGATCGGCGCGGTGATGTGGAAGTCGGTCGCTGCACGTCTGGCGGCTCTGCCGGCCAACGGCGAAGCGGTGCTTGCCCATGGGCGTGTGGCATTCTATGAGGTGCGCGGTCAGGTTCAACTCTACGTCGATACGCTGCGACCGGCAGGCATCGGGCTGTTGCAGGCGCAGTTCGAGCGCCTGAAGGAGCGCCTCGCTGCCGAAGGTCTGTTCGACCCGTCGCGGAAACGTCCGCTGCCGCTCCTGCCGCACCGCATTGGTATCGTGACATCCCCCACCGGTGCGGCGCTCCAGGATGTGCTCAACATTCTGCGTCGCCGTTATCCGCTCGCCGAGATTGTCTTCGCGCCGTGCCGGGTGCAGGGCGCAGGCGCCGCTGAGACGATCATCAATGCGTTGTATGCCCTGTACGAAACCAATGTGGACGTCATCATCGTGGCACGCGGCGGCGGCGGCGCCGAGGACCTCTGGACGTTCAACGACGAACAGGTGGCGCGCGCTGTGTTTGCCAGCCCGGTTCCGGTTGTGAGCGGAGTAGGACACGAAACCGACACGACCCTGATCGACTTTGTCGCTGATGTGCGCGCGCCTACCCCCTCCGCTGCTGCGGAACTGGTATCTCCCGATATTGTGGCGCTAACCGACGATATTGCCCATATGCGCAACCGTCTGGAGGCTGCGATGACGCAACGCCTGGCAAACGCGCGCGAAACGATTGATCGCCTGAAACTACGCCTGAGTCTACGGTCGCCGGAGAGCCGCATCCGTCGTGACCGTCAACATATCGATGAACTTCTGCGCCGCGCGACGTCAACGCTGGAGCGTCGTCTCATCCTGGCACGCACTCGTCTTGATGGCGCGCGCGGGCGGCTCGAAGCCCTCAGCCCGCTGGCGACACTCGCACGTGGTTACGCCATTGTTCAATCGCCCACGGGGACGCTGATCACCGAGGCTGCACAGGTCGCGCCTGATGATCGCATTGAGATCATTGTGCGACGGGGGCGTTTCCACGCTCACGTGGAGTAA
- a CDS encoding spermidine synthase — MSHEATVTSPETNATVNTAPRTASVLAGTVFLCGVGTLGVEMIASRLLAPYFGTSQPIWAAVIGLTLVYLAVGYHVGGRIADRYPDERLLYRLVLLSGVATALIPPLAAPILGFAQRAVAHLAVGGFIGALFGVLALFAVPVTLLAMVGPFAVRLQLHRAAAGVSVAGATAGTVSAISTVGSIIGTFLTVLVLIPAIGAAATTYVYAGLLVALGALGARGWGALLALALTTALAGYTFFSSGPIKSAGCDGCTLIAEYESPYNYIQVATRQDPEYGQQVVLLLNEGLAVHSIYNTAYDGDPLDTLTGGGPWDYFAIAPFVVPGRDPASVRSLAMLGSAAGTTPAQFLAIFGPDTHIDAVEIDPMIIDVGRRFFNMRDAATGPDHPNYRVYAEDARYWLATRGGVYDVIGMDAYHQPYIPFHLTTVEFFRLVQQHLAPDGVAVVNAGLGPDGDDRLSRAIVATMEQVFPQVIVIETAHLSNQIIIGVNRNVGDGYANLLDAYARIEHPALRRTLERVYVPTRQPAATYAPFTDDRAPVERLVDSLIFDALTR, encoded by the coding sequence ATGAGTCATGAGGCTACGGTTACATCGCCAGAGACGAATGCGACGGTAAATACGGCGCCGCGCACCGCATCCGTGCTGGCGGGTACGGTCTTTTTGTGCGGTGTTGGCACGCTTGGCGTCGAAATGATCGCCTCGCGTCTGCTTGCGCCCTACTTTGGCACATCGCAACCGATCTGGGCTGCGGTCATTGGTCTGACGCTGGTCTACCTGGCAGTCGGGTATCATGTTGGCGGGCGAATTGCCGACCGCTATCCCGACGAGCGCCTGCTCTACCGTTTGGTCCTGCTCTCCGGCGTTGCAACCGCGTTGATTCCGCCGCTTGCTGCGCCTATTCTCGGTTTTGCGCAGCGCGCAGTCGCACACCTCGCGGTCGGCGGCTTTATCGGCGCCCTCTTTGGTGTGCTGGCGTTGTTCGCCGTGCCGGTGACGCTGCTGGCAATGGTCGGACCGTTTGCGGTGCGCCTGCAACTGCACCGTGCCGCAGCAGGCGTCAGCGTGGCAGGCGCTACTGCCGGAACAGTGTCCGCCATTTCGACTGTCGGTTCGATTATCGGAACGTTCCTCACCGTCCTGGTGCTCATTCCTGCGATCGGCGCCGCCGCAACGACCTATGTGTACGCTGGCTTGCTCGTGGCGCTTGGCGCTCTTGGTGCGCGCGGCTGGGGGGCGCTCCTGGCGCTCGCGTTGACGACAGCCCTGGCGGGGTATACGTTCTTCTCGTCGGGACCGATCAAAAGCGCCGGGTGCGATGGATGCACGCTGATCGCCGAGTACGAATCGCCCTACAATTACATTCAGGTTGCGACTCGTCAGGACCCGGAGTATGGTCAGCAGGTCGTCCTCCTGCTGAACGAAGGGCTGGCAGTCCATTCGATCTACAATACTGCATACGATGGCGATCCCCTCGATACACTGACCGGCGGCGGTCCGTGGGACTATTTCGCCATTGCGCCATTTGTTGTGCCGGGGCGCGATCCGGCATCGGTGCGTAGTCTGGCGATGCTCGGCTCGGCAGCCGGGACGACGCCGGCGCAATTTCTGGCGATCTTCGGACCCGACACCCATATCGATGCCGTCGAGATCGACCCGATGATTATCGATGTAGGACGGCGGTTCTTCAATATGCGCGATGCTGCAACCGGTCCCGATCATCCGAATTATCGGGTGTACGCCGAAGATGCGCGCTACTGGCTGGCGACCAGGGGCGGGGTCTATGATGTGATTGGGATGGATGCCTATCATCAGCCTTACATTCCATTTCATCTGACAACGGTTGAATTCTTTCGATTGGTTCAGCAGCATCTCGCGCCCGACGGCGTGGCAGTGGTGAATGCGGGATTGGGACCCGACGGTGACGATCGGTTGAGCCGGGCGATTGTCGCAACGATGGAACAGGTGTTTCCACAGGTGATTGTGATTGAAACGGCGCACCTGAGCAATCAGATCATCATTGGCGTGAACCGCAACGTTGGCGATGGCTACGCCAACCTGCTCGATGCGTATGCGCGCATCGAGCATCCGGCGCTACGGCGCACCCTTGAGCGCGTGTATGTTCCAACGCGCCAGCCTGCTGCGACGTATGCGCCGTTCACCGATGATCGCGCTCCGGTTGAGCGCCTGGTCGATTCGTTGATCTTCGATGCCTTGACACGCTAA
- a CDS encoding Uma2 family endonuclease — protein sequence MTITRRQSTPTIPAGDPFRYGWRLVPRPTPDDPDHLEQVPLTLEDVLHPEVGDFIVHSDRHETDRMYLTAVLRARLEPSGAAIVLSDVRIAWDIPELRAHGPDVMVIPGMAARQDWSTFEVAAEGARPALIIEITSPETRVNDLHVKVRHYAQAGVAQYVIVDDVGGRRGKRRLRLLDYRLEEGRYRLRAPDAAGRAPLVIAELWLGVEGDHVVCYDERGEAFGDYVTVVRQAAEAEARAQREAERAQQEAAARAEAEARAAAEAAARAEAEARAAAEAAARAEAEARAARLAARLRALGIDPDNSDNIV from the coding sequence ATGACCATCACACGCCGGCAATCAACGCCGACCATACCTGCCGGGGACCCGTTTCGCTACGGATGGCGCCTGGTACCGCGCCCCACGCCGGACGACCCCGATCACCTGGAACAGGTTCCGCTCACGCTGGAGGACGTGCTGCACCCGGAAGTGGGGGATTTTATCGTGCACAGCGACCGTCACGAGACCGACCGGATGTATCTGACAGCAGTGCTGCGGGCGCGCCTGGAGCCGTCGGGAGCCGCGATTGTGCTGAGCGATGTGCGCATTGCGTGGGACATCCCGGAGTTGCGGGCGCACGGACCGGATGTGATGGTCATTCCGGGGATGGCAGCACGCCAGGACTGGAGCACGTTCGAGGTGGCGGCGGAAGGGGCGCGTCCGGCGCTGATCATCGAAATCACCTCACCGGAGACGCGCGTGAATGACCTGCACGTCAAGGTGCGGCACTATGCGCAGGCGGGGGTGGCGCAGTACGTGATCGTAGACGATGTGGGAGGGCGGAGGGGGAAGCGGCGCTTGCGTCTGCTCGACTATCGTTTGGAGGAGGGACGGTATCGGTTGCGGGCGCCGGATGCGGCAGGACGGGCGCCTTTGGTGATTGCCGAATTGTGGCTGGGAGTCGAAGGCGATCATGTGGTGTGCTACGACGAGCGCGGCGAGGCGTTCGGCGACTATGTGACGGTGGTGCGGCAGGCGGCAGAGGCGGAAGCGCGGGCGCAGCGGGAGGCGGAACGGGCGCAGCAGGAAGCGGCGGCGCGGGCGGAAGCCGAAGCGCGGGCGGCGGCGGAGGCGGCGGCGCGGGCGGAAGCCGAAGCGCGGGCGGCGGCGGAGGCAGCGGCGCGGGCGGAAGCCGAAGCGCGGGCGGCACGTCTGGCAGCGCGGTTACGAGCGCTGGGAATCGATCCCGACAACTCCGACAACATCGTATAG
- a CDS encoding AEC family transporter, translating into MFFLSAFVDVLLPVAIVVASGYALRRRFDLDLPSLNRLSMYVLGPSLIVTTIVRIDVAGGEALRIIAASVAVCLGIGIIGLITGMVMRLERSSIVALLLCVMFMNSGNYGLPTSRFAFGEAGFQRALLYFIAQTILAQTLAVPIASAGRSDLKHAVRQMFAMPQIYAVAIGLLARFSGIDLPHRSDALGSVFRGIALMADAALPLLLLLLGMQLANGTHVEDVRLTAVVAVLRLGVSPILAYGIARALALDDLALRVVVLEASMPSAVNMVLYSLEFNARPRFVAGVVVVTTLLSLVTLTLLLTVLR; encoded by the coding sequence ATGTTTTTTCTCTCCGCCTTTGTCGATGTTCTGCTGCCCGTTGCCATCGTTGTGGCAAGCGGCTATGCGCTGCGGCGGCGCTTCGATCTCGATCTCCCCTCGCTCAATCGACTGAGCATGTATGTGCTTGGTCCATCCCTGATCGTTACGACGATTGTGCGGATCGACGTGGCAGGCGGCGAGGCGTTGCGCATTATTGCCGCTTCGGTGGCGGTCTGTCTGGGAATAGGGATCATCGGGTTGATCACCGGGATGGTCATGCGTCTGGAGCGCAGCAGTATCGTGGCGCTCCTGCTCTGTGTCATGTTCATGAACTCAGGCAACTATGGGTTGCCGACGAGTCGCTTTGCGTTTGGTGAAGCCGGTTTTCAGCGGGCGTTGCTCTATTTCATCGCGCAGACGATCCTGGCGCAGACGCTGGCGGTGCCGATTGCCAGCGCTGGCCGGAGCGATCTCAAGCACGCCGTGCGTCAGATGTTCGCTATGCCGCAGATCTATGCCGTTGCGATCGGGTTGCTGGCGCGCTTCAGCGGGATCGATCTGCCGCATCGCAGCGACGCATTGGGGAGCGTCTTTCGGGGTATCGCGCTGATGGCTGATGCTGCATTGCCATTACTCCTCCTCCTGCTCGGTATGCAACTGGCGAACGGAACCCATGTGGAGGATGTTCGTCTGACGGCGGTGGTGGCGGTGCTGCGTCTTGGGGTCTCGCCGATCCTGGCGTATGGGATCGCGCGCGCGCTCGCGCTCGATGATCTTGCACTGCGCGTTGTTGTGCTGGAAGCCAGCATGCCATCCGCCGTCAATATGGTGCTCTATTCACTCGAGTTCAATGCGCGCCCGCGTTTCGTCGCCGGGGTTGTGGTAGTGACAACGCTCTTGAGCCTCGTGACGCTGACACTGTTGCTCACGGTCCTGCGGTAA
- a CDS encoding Uma2 family endonuclease, with translation MSVAAPETKPTIIYPESDGQPMADNTLQFRWIVVVQGNLAALFADRPDVFVAGDLLWYPVEGRPDIRRAPDVMVAIGRPKGDRGAYLQWEEGGQPPQVVFEILSPSNTFSEMARKLEFYERYGVSEYYVIDPQHGDVAGWMRQGERLHVIDDMNGWSSPLLGVRFAVTEEGVTLFYPDGRPFLTFEEVVRARAEAEERAQREADRAQQEAAARAEAEARAAAEAAARAEAEARAAAEAAARAEAEERLRALEAELRRLRGSSQTE, from the coding sequence ATGAGTGTAGCAGCGCCTGAGACAAAACCGACGATCATCTATCCCGAAAGCGATGGGCAACCAATGGCGGACAACACGTTGCAGTTTCGCTGGATTGTTGTGGTGCAGGGGAATCTGGCTGCACTCTTTGCCGACCGACCGGATGTTTTCGTGGCGGGTGATCTGTTATGGTATCCGGTGGAAGGGCGCCCCGACATTCGCCGCGCGCCGGATGTTATGGTTGCCATCGGGCGGCCCAAAGGGGATCGCGGCGCATATCTTCAGTGGGAAGAGGGCGGACAGCCGCCGCAGGTGGTCTTTGAAATACTGTCTCCTAGCAACACATTCAGTGAAATGGCGCGCAAACTTGAGTTTTACGAGCGCTACGGCGTCAGCGAGTATTATGTGATCGACCCGCAGCACGGCGATGTGGCCGGTTGGATGCGTCAGGGTGAGCGGCTGCATGTCATTGATGACATGAATGGATGGTCCAGTCCGCTTTTGGGAGTCCGATTTGCCGTGACGGAAGAAGGTGTCACCCTCTTCTATCCAGATGGTCGTCCATTTCTGACCTTTGAGGAAGTGGTGCGGGCGCGCGCCGAGGCGGAGGAGCGCGCGCAGCGCGAAGCGGATCGCGCGCAGCAGGAGGCAGCGGCGCGGGCGGAAGCCGAAGCGCGGGCGGCGGCGGAGGCGGCGGCGCGGGCGGAAGCCGAAGCGCGGGCGGCGGCGGAGGCGGCGGCGCGGGCAGAAGCGGAAGAACGTCTCCGCGCGCTCGAGGCGGAACTGCGCCGTTTGCGCGGTTCGTCACAGACGGAATGA
- the hisD gene encoding histidinol dehydrogenase translates to MTIPIFDDLSVARRTILRRAPFDEIDVPVTLLHAIEQRFGARLTPAEAVDRIVRDVRERGDDALRDWSQRLDDYAGPLEVPLERCTAALASLDSDLRGAIELAIHELTRFHQRQLRTSWIEFGAEGALGQIVTPLQRVGIYVPGGAAPLPSSLLHAAIPARVAGVEELVVCTPPQRNGDVDPAVLAAAAAAGVARVFALGGAQAIAAMAYGTSSVPRVDKIVGPGNLFVVLAKRAVYGVVGIEALPGPTETLVIADAHADPRLVAADLLAQAEHVLASAILITPDRALAAQVQTEAARQLEALPEPNAAAATAAVTGRGGIVLVPDLETAFEVANEYAPEHLCLLVDDPWRYVGKVRNAGGVFLGERSFEVLGDYVAGPSHIMPTGGTARFASPVNVDDFRKVISLVALNDTALRRIGPAAARLADAEGLAAHAAAVRVRMELNAED, encoded by the coding sequence ATGACTATTCCGATCTTTGACGACCTTTCTGTTGCCCGTCGCACGATTCTGCGGCGGGCGCCCTTCGATGAGATCGATGTGCCGGTGACGCTGCTGCATGCGATTGAACAGCGGTTTGGCGCACGATTGACGCCTGCCGAAGCGGTGGATCGCATTGTGCGCGATGTGCGCGAACGGGGTGACGATGCCTTGCGCGATTGGTCGCAGCGTCTCGACGATTATGCCGGTCCGCTGGAAGTTCCTCTGGAGCGCTGCACGGCTGCGCTTGCCAGCCTCGATTCCGATCTGCGCGGCGCGATTGAACTGGCGATTCATGAACTGACACGCTTCCATCAACGCCAGTTGCGCACTTCATGGATTGAGTTCGGCGCTGAAGGCGCTTTGGGTCAGATCGTCACCCCATTACAACGGGTTGGAATCTATGTTCCCGGCGGCGCGGCGCCTCTTCCGTCGTCGCTGCTCCATGCTGCGATTCCGGCGCGGGTGGCGGGGGTGGAAGAACTGGTGGTCTGCACGCCGCCGCAGCGCAATGGTGATGTCGATCCTGCTGTGCTCGCCGCCGCCGCTGCCGCTGGCGTTGCACGGGTATTCGCGCTTGGCGGGGCGCAGGCGATTGCAGCAATGGCATATGGAACATCAAGCGTGCCGCGTGTCGATAAGATCGTCGGTCCTGGCAACCTGTTTGTGGTGCTGGCAAAGCGCGCCGTGTATGGCGTCGTCGGGATCGAAGCGCTGCCAGGACCAACGGAGACGCTGGTGATTGCCGATGCGCACGCCGATCCGCGCCTGGTCGCCGCTGATCTGCTGGCGCAGGCGGAGCATGTGCTCGCCTCTGCCATCCTGATCACACCGGATCGTGCGCTTGCTGCGCAGGTGCAGACGGAAGCCGCGCGCCAGCTGGAGGCGCTGCCGGAGCCAAACGCCGCTGCCGCCACTGCCGCCGTTACCGGGCGCGGCGGGATTGTGCTGGTTCCCGATCTCGAGACCGCCTTCGAGGTCGCCAATGAATACGCGCCTGAGCATCTCTGTCTGCTCGTCGATGATCCATGGCGCTACGTTGGCAAGGTGCGCAATGCTGGCGGTGTGTTTCTCGGTGAACGTTCGTTTGAGGTTCTCGGTGATTATGTGGCCGGTCCTTCCCATATTATGCCGACCGGCGGAACAGCGCGTTTTGCATCGCCTGTTAATGTAGACGATTTTCGCAAGGTTATCTCGCTCGTGGCGCTGAACGATACCGCTCTGCGGCGGATCGGTCCGGCTGCGGCGCGCCTGGCGGACGCCGAAGGACTGGCGGCGCACGCAGCCGCAGTGCGGGTGCGGATGGAGTTGAACGCTGAAGATTGA
- a CDS encoding YggT family protein → MPSSFIESFIFLLIEVLSLAILFRVLLSWVDPLGNMRITQVLRDLTEPVLAPIRSILPQTMMFDFSPIIAMLLLQAISLLIRSAL, encoded by the coding sequence ATGCCGTCGAGTTTTATTGAAAGTTTTATCTTTCTCCTGATTGAAGTGTTGTCGCTGGCAATTCTGTTTCGCGTGTTGCTCTCGTGGGTCGATCCACTGGGCAATATGCGGATCACACAGGTATTGCGCGATCTGACCGAACCGGTGCTTGCCCCTATCCGCAGCATTTTGCCACAGACGATGATGTTCGACTTTTCGCCAATCATCGCAATGTTGCTGTTGCAAGCCATCAGTCTGTTGATCCGCTCGGCTCTGTGA
- a CDS encoding AAA family ATPase: MSENYTDVAALGQRVIEQVERVIVGKRSVLEQIMAAALAGGHVLLEDYPGLAKTLIARSFAAALGLEFRRIQFTPDLLPGDITGGYVYNRAVERFELRRGPIFANVVLADEINRASPKTQSALLEAMQERQVTLEGETMPLPEPFLVLATQNPIEYEGTFPLPEAQLDRFLMKLSIGYPSLEEEREILRRRRERRSDDAIIEQVTDATELLAVRNAIEDVYVDADIEDYIVRLVAATRTDARVAVGASPRGSLALLKLARVRAALDGRDFVIPDDVKVFVRPALAHRLILIPDLWMQRRAADEILASVLHATPAPVMR; encoded by the coding sequence ATGTCCGAGAATTACACTGATGTCGCCGCCCTCGGGCAGCGTGTGATCGAACAGGTCGAACGAGTGATTGTCGGAAAGCGGTCCGTACTCGAGCAGATTATGGCGGCGGCGCTGGCTGGCGGGCATGTCTTGCTCGAAGATTACCCCGGTCTGGCAAAAACGCTGATTGCGCGCAGTTTCGCCGCTGCGCTTGGTCTTGAGTTTCGCCGCATTCAATTCACGCCCGATCTGTTGCCGGGCGATATTACCGGCGGTTACGTCTACAACCGTGCCGTGGAGCGCTTCGAGTTGCGGCGTGGACCGATTTTCGCCAATGTGGTGCTGGCTGACGAGATCAACCGGGCATCGCCCAAGACGCAGTCGGCGTTACTCGAAGCAATGCAGGAGCGCCAGGTGACCCTCGAAGGCGAAACGATGCCGCTGCCGGAGCCGTTCCTGGTGCTGGCGACGCAAAATCCTATTGAGTACGAGGGAACATTCCCGCTCCCCGAAGCCCAACTCGACCGCTTTTTGATGAAACTTTCAATCGGCTATCCGTCGCTCGAGGAAGAGCGCGAAATCCTCCGTCGCCGGCGCGAGCGCCGCAGCGATGACGCCATCATCGAACAGGTGACCGACGCCACAGAACTGCTGGCAGTGCGTAACGCTATTGAAGATGTGTATGTCGATGCCGACATCGAAGACTATATCGTAAGGTTGGTCGCCGCCACCCGCACCGATGCGCGAGTGGCAGTCGGCGCAAGCCCGCGCGGTTCGCTGGCGCTGCTCAAACTGGCGCGGGTGCGCGCAGCACTCGATGGTCGCGATTTCGTCATTCCCGATGATGTCAAGGTCTTTGTGCGCCCTGCGCTGGCGCACCGGCTCATTCTGATCCCCGATCTCTGGATGCAACGCCGCGCTGCCGATGAGATTCTTGCATCGGTGCTCCACGCGACTCCTGCGCCGGTTATGCGATGA
- the hisG gene encoding ATP phosphoribosyltransferase, which translates to MTLRFAIPSKGSLYDGTIAFLESAGLRVSRPNPRRYTASIRALPGADVLLHRPTDIVEKVAAGEIDLGISGLDLVEELHGDRDDLIVLFDDLGYGAAELVVAVPETWIDVTSWHDLADLAVELHSQGRLLRIATKYPSLTRRFCYANGINYFRLVESQGATEAAPGLGYADIIVDITETGVTLRDNQLKIVGDPILRTQACLIASRRCLRANPAALEATRTVLELVEARRRARRFVQVTANIAGESAEDVGRRVAARPDLAGVQGPTIALVWPSTPRAVGVSGWYMVTLLVPQERVLDLAAHLRRLGGDTIAVMPAQYVFDSTCSSYERLIALLEEQT; encoded by the coding sequence ATGACGCTTCGTTTTGCCATACCATCGAAAGGCAGTCTGTACGATGGCACGATTGCCTTTCTCGAGAGCGCCGGGTTGCGCGTATCGCGCCCGAATCCACGGCGCTACACGGCTTCTATCCGCGCTCTCCCTGGCGCGGATGTGCTGCTCCATCGACCGACCGACATCGTCGAGAAAGTGGCGGCGGGTGAGATCGATCTCGGCATCAGCGGTCTCGACCTGGTTGAAGAACTGCACGGCGACCGCGACGATCTGATTGTGCTGTTCGACGATCTTGGCTATGGCGCTGCCGAACTGGTTGTTGCCGTGCCAGAGACCTGGATCGATGTCACTTCCTGGCACGATCTGGCGGACCTGGCGGTGGAACTGCACAGTCAGGGGCGACTGCTGCGAATTGCAACCAAGTATCCATCGCTGACGCGCCGTTTCTGCTATGCAAACGGCATTAACTACTTCCGTCTGGTTGAGTCGCAAGGCGCAACCGAAGCCGCACCCGGTCTTGGCTATGCCGACATTATCGTCGATATCACCGAAACCGGCGTGACTCTGCGTGATAATCAGTTGAAGATCGTCGGCGATCCGATTCTTCGCACCCAGGCATGCCTGATTGCCAGTCGTCGTTGCCTGCGCGCCAATCCTGCGGCGCTGGAAGCGACCCGCACGGTGCTGGAACTCGTCGAAGCGCGACGGCGGGCGCGTCGGTTCGTTCAGGTGACGGCGAACATTGCCGGTGAGTCGGCAGAAGATGTCGGTCGGCGGGTGGCTGCCCGCCCCGATCTGGCAGGCGTCCAGGGACCGACGATTGCGTTGGTCTGGCCCAGTACGCCGCGCGCGGTGGGCGTGTCCGGGTGGTATATGGTGACGCTGCTCGTGCCGCAGGAGCGTGTGCTCGATCTGGCGGCGCACCTGCGCCGTCTGGGCGGCGATACGATCGCAGTGATGCCAGCGCAGTACGTGTTCGATTCGACCTGTAGCAGTTATGAACGCCTGATTGCGCTGCTTGAGGAACAAACCTGA
- a CDS encoding DUF58 domain-containing protein: MTALFDNRALIGLSALAFGLALLGLATLNGALIMLAVPPAIFVGAALLDTPTNLQLRATRTLSAERALPGVMIDVHVAVTNHGLYPTPVLIADVLPAGLELTGGQPVCLTLLAPGATVTLAYTVRGMRGFYHFNGVQATVSDCLGLGRRTVAVAAPGKILIMPEVVRLTRLGIRPRRTRIFSGTIPARQGGAGVEFFGVREYQAGDPVRWINNRATARFPGSLYVNEFEQERVADIGIILDARRGSDVQGTNHTLFEYSVQAVAALSDALISQGNRVGLLIYGHAIEWTFPGYGRIQREKVLRALAQARTGDRAALASLADIPTRLFPARSQIVLVSPLQPGDAPPILHMRAHGYEVLIVSPDPVAFEAKTLGSVADLAARIARVERQALLQRLLLAGVRIVDWDVETPLAQALAHFQR, encoded by the coding sequence ATGACTGCCCTGTTCGACAATCGTGCTCTGATCGGGCTTAGTGCGCTGGCGTTCGGATTGGCGCTGCTGGGGCTTGCTACGCTCAATGGTGCGCTGATCATGCTTGCCGTTCCTCCGGCGATCTTTGTCGGCGCTGCACTGCTCGATACGCCAACCAATCTTCAGTTGCGGGCGACACGAACCCTGAGCGCAGAACGCGCATTACCGGGAGTAATGATCGATGTGCATGTCGCTGTCACGAACCATGGATTGTATCCGACGCCGGTGTTGATCGCAGACGTTCTCCCTGCTGGACTGGAACTGACCGGCGGACAACCTGTTTGCCTGACGCTGCTGGCGCCGGGTGCGACCGTGACTCTCGCCTACACGGTGCGCGGTATGCGCGGTTTTTATCATTTCAATGGCGTGCAGGCGACGGTGAGCGATTGCCTGGGGCTTGGTCGTCGCACCGTTGCCGTAGCAGCGCCGGGCAAAATCTTGATTATGCCCGAGGTCGTGCGGTTGACCCGCCTCGGCATTCGTCCGCGCCGCACCCGCATCTTCTCAGGAACCATTCCAGCGCGACAGGGTGGGGCAGGCGTCGAGTTCTTCGGTGTACGCGAGTATCAGGCGGGCGATCCGGTTCGCTGGATCAACAACCGTGCTACGGCGCGCTTTCCCGGTTCGCTGTACGTCAACGAGTTTGAGCAGGAGCGCGTCGCCGATATTGGCATCATCCTCGATGCGCGCCGCGGGAGTGATGTGCAGGGAACCAATCATACGCTGTTCGAGTATAGTGTGCAGGCTGTTGCGGCGCTGTCGGATGCGCTCATCAGTCAGGGGAACCGGGTGGGGCTGCTGATCTACGGTCATGCGATCGAATGGACGTTTCCCGGCTATGGCAGGATTCAGCGCGAAAAGGTGTTGCGCGCGCTGGCGCAGGCGCGCACCGGGGATCGCGCCGCGCTTGCAAGTCTGGCGGATATTCCCACCCGTCTCTTTCCGGCACGCTCTCAGATTGTTCTGGTCAGCCCGCTGCAACCTGGTGATGCGCCGCCGATCCTTCATATGCGCGCGCACGGGTACGAGGTGCTGATTGTCAGCCCTGATCCGGTGGCATTCGAAGCGAAAACACTCGGTTCTGTCGCCGATCTTGCGGCGCGGATCGCGCGCGTCGAACGTCAGGCGCTCTTGCAACGCCTGCTGCTGGCTGGCGTGCGCATCGTTGATTGGGATGTCGAGACGCCACTGGCACAGGCGCTGGCACACTTCCAGCGCTGA
- the xseB gene encoding exodeoxyribonuclease VII small subunit, translating to MTQTNERSPGEEYETLYSRLQQIVEQLETGDLPLALALALYEEGVATAEACQRLLDHAALRVRTLMDGGDQSLAMTETDE from the coding sequence ATGACGCAGACAAACGAACGGTCTCCCGGTGAGGAGTACGAAACGTTGTACTCACGCTTGCAACAGATCGTCGAGCAGCTCGAGACCGGCGATCTGCCGCTGGCGCTGGCGCTGGCACTGTATGAGGAAGGGGTTGCAACTGCCGAAGCGTGCCAACGTTTGCTCGATCACGCGGCGCTGCGCGTTCGCACCTTGATGGATGGCGGTGACCAATCGCTGGCAATGACGGAGACGGATGAGTGA